The Flavobacterium commune genome contains a region encoding:
- a CDS encoding phosphoglycerate kinase: MKTLNDFNFANKKAIIRVDFNVPLDENFNVTDTTRIEAAKPTIDKILADGGSVILMSHLGRPKGAEEKYSLKHILKTATDILGVPVKFASNCVGEVAKQASNDLKAGEVLLLENLRFHAEEEAGDVAFAKELASLGDIYVNDAFGTAHRAHASTTIIAQFFPTAKCFGSLLAKEIESINKVLKDSEKPVTAILGGSKVSSKITVIENILDKVDHMIIGGGMTFTFVKAQGGKIGNSICEDDKQELALEILRLAKEKGVQIHIPVDVIAGDKFSNDANTQVVDVTNIPDGWEGMDAGPQSLANFEKVIMDSKTILWNGPLGVFEMETFAKGTIALGNQIAAATANGTFSLVGGGDSVAAVKQFGFEDKMSYVSTGGGAMLEMLEGRTLPGIAAILN, from the coding sequence ATGAAGACTTTAAACGATTTTAACTTCGCTAATAAAAAAGCAATCATACGCGTTGATTTTAACGTGCCATTGGACGAAAATTTTAATGTTACTGATACCACTCGTATCGAAGCTGCAAAACCTACTATTGACAAAATTCTTGCCGATGGCGGAAGCGTAATTTTAATGTCACACTTAGGTCGCCCAAAAGGAGCTGAAGAAAAATATTCATTAAAACATATCTTAAAAACAGCAACTGACATTCTTGGAGTTCCTGTAAAATTTGCTTCAAACTGTGTAGGTGAAGTTGCAAAACAAGCTTCGAATGATTTAAAAGCCGGTGAAGTTTTATTATTAGAAAATTTACGTTTCCACGCTGAAGAAGAAGCCGGAGATGTTGCTTTCGCTAAAGAATTGGCTTCATTAGGAGACATTTATGTAAACGACGCTTTTGGAACTGCTCACAGAGCACACGCTTCAACTACAATTATAGCTCAATTTTTCCCAACAGCTAAATGCTTTGGTTCTTTGTTAGCTAAAGAAATTGAAAGCATCAATAAAGTATTAAAAGATAGCGAAAAACCTGTAACTGCTATTCTTGGAGGATCTAAAGTATCCTCTAAAATTACAGTTATCGAAAACATTCTTGACAAAGTAGATCACATGATTATTGGTGGTGGAATGACTTTTACTTTTGTTAAAGCTCAAGGAGGAAAAATTGGAAATTCTATTTGCGAAGACGACAAACAAGAATTAGCTCTTGAAATTTTAAGATTAGCTAAAGAAAAAGGAGTTCAAATTCACATTCCGGTTGATGTTATTGCAGGAGACAAATTCTCTAATGACGCTAATACACAAGTGGTTGATGTAACTAATATTCCTGATGGCTGGGAAGGTATGGATGCTGGCCCACAATCATTAGCCAACTTCGAAAAAGTTATTATGGATTCAAAAACAATTCTTTGGAATGGTCCATTAGGTGTTTTTGAAATGGAAACTTTTGCTAAAGGAACTATCGCTTTAGGAAATCAAATTGCAGCAGCTACAGCTAACGGAACTTTCTCTCTTGTAGGTGGTGGAGATTCAGTTGCAGCGGTAAAACAATTTGGCTTTGAAGACAAAATGAGCTACGTTTCTACAGGTGGAGGAGCTATGTTAGAGATGCTTGAAGGAAGAACTTTACCTGGAATTGCAGCAATTTTAAACTAA
- a CDS encoding LysM peptidoglycan-binding domain-containing protein, with protein MNIKKITISFFLLLTVPLFSQEVAESKGTAVIESKVSYLDSIKNSFVNDEIASCVDSLWTKELTDLDLYNDITKDIVNINTDEKVDYELPTELLKSRLEAMNAKSPFNIQYNQGLENIIKSFLKNRKRSFERLMAISEYYFPMFEETFAKQNVPLEIKYLAIVESALNPKAVSKMGATGIWQFMYHTGKQYNLKIDSYVDERSDPLKATAAAAQYMSNMFSIFGDWELVLASYNSGPGNVSKAIRRSGGQQNFWSIKNHLPKETQGYVPAFLATMYLYEYHNEHGIKPNKAIVQHFATDTVMIKKQMSFKQISDLLDVPVSQLQLLNPSYKLNVIPHYNDQNHFLRLPKDKIGVFVSNEDKIYAYIQHESELKNNNPFKNTTTAVAAVEKPSYPTGSTTQYYKVKQGDNLSSIAKQYNISIEELKKWNKLSSNTVAYGKVLTIISTEINNNTAVASAENKINKIEKLKKEVKEDTLTHKTTNYIVQKGDNLSDIAEQNNVTIAQLKEWNKLSGNIIQAGTSLQIAEKEIETKEAVAATPELRNIEYTVQKGDNLGNIAKKFGTPIADLKEWNQLTDNNIMLGKTLIVAKNEIAINTSKATAASFKKNKLEKTSLQQDYLVKKGDSLFSIAKKSGVTVSDIKKWNDINTEDIKPGMKLKIGG; from the coding sequence ATGAATATAAAAAAAATAACAATATCATTTTTTCTATTATTAACAGTTCCCTTGTTTTCGCAAGAAGTTGCCGAAAGCAAGGGAACTGCTGTAATAGAATCTAAGGTATCTTATCTTGATTCTATAAAAAACAGCTTTGTTAATGATGAAATAGCAAGTTGCGTGGACAGCTTGTGGACAAAAGAATTGACTGATTTAGATTTGTACAATGACATCACTAAGGATATTGTCAATATCAATACGGATGAGAAAGTAGATTACGAGTTACCTACTGAGTTGTTAAAATCCAGATTGGAAGCCATGAATGCTAAATCACCTTTTAACATTCAATACAATCAGGGACTGGAAAACATCATCAAGTCGTTTCTAAAAAACAGAAAAAGATCTTTTGAACGTTTGATGGCAATTTCAGAATATTATTTCCCAATGTTTGAAGAAACTTTTGCCAAACAAAATGTTCCTTTGGAAATAAAATACTTAGCCATCGTAGAATCGGCATTAAATCCAAAAGCGGTTTCTAAAATGGGTGCAACCGGAATTTGGCAGTTTATGTATCACACTGGAAAACAATACAATCTAAAAATAGATTCTTATGTTGACGAACGCAGTGATCCTCTAAAAGCTACTGCTGCTGCTGCTCAATACATGTCAAATATGTTTAGCATTTTTGGTGACTGGGAACTGGTTTTAGCATCTTATAATTCAGGCCCGGGAAATGTTTCAAAAGCCATCAGAAGATCTGGCGGACAACAAAATTTTTGGAGTATTAAAAATCATCTTCCAAAAGAAACTCAAGGCTATGTTCCTGCTTTCTTAGCTACAATGTACTTGTATGAATACCATAACGAGCACGGAATTAAACCAAACAAAGCCATTGTACAGCACTTTGCTACTGATACAGTAATGATTAAAAAACAGATGTCGTTCAAACAAATTTCTGATTTATTGGACGTTCCTGTCTCGCAATTGCAATTGCTAAATCCTTCTTACAAACTCAATGTAATTCCGCATTATAACGATCAAAATCATTTTTTACGATTACCAAAAGACAAAATAGGTGTTTTTGTTTCTAACGAAGATAAAATTTATGCTTACATTCAGCATGAATCAGAGCTTAAAAACAATAATCCTTTTAAAAACACAACAACAGCTGTTGCTGCTGTCGAAAAACCATCTTATCCTACCGGAAGCACTACTCAATATTACAAAGTAAAACAGGGAGATAACCTGAGCAGTATTGCAAAACAATACAACATTAGTATTGAGGAATTAAAAAAATGGAACAAACTAAGCAGTAATACTGTTGCATACGGAAAAGTACTAACCATCATAAGTACTGAAATAAACAATAATACTGCTGTTGCTTCGGCAGAAAACAAAATCAACAAGATTGAGAAGTTAAAAAAGGAAGTTAAAGAAGACACTCTTACTCATAAAACAACAAATTATATTGTTCAAAAAGGAGACAATCTAAGTGACATTGCCGAACAAAACAATGTAACAATTGCCCAACTTAAAGAATGGAATAAACTTTCAGGAAATATTATTCAGGCAGGTACCAGTTTACAAATAGCTGAAAAAGAAATTGAAACTAAAGAAGCCGTTGCTGCAACTCCTGAACTTAGAAACATTGAATACACCGTTCAAAAAGGAGATAATTTAGGAAACATTGCTAAAAAATTTGGAACTCCTATTGCTGATTTAAAAGAATGGAATCAGCTAACAGATAACAACATTATGCTGGGCAAAACACTTATTGTAGCTAAAAACGAAATTGCCATTAATACCTCAAAAGCTACTGCTGCTTCTTTTAAGAAGAACAAACTTGAAAAAACGTCATTGCAACAGGATTATTTAGTTAAAAAAGGGGATTCATTATTTAGTATTGCTAAAAAATCCGGAGTAACCGTTTCAGATATTAAAAAATGGAACGACATCAATACTGAAGATATCAAACCGGGAATGAAATTAAAAATAGGAGGATAA
- a CDS encoding acyl-ACP desaturase, whose translation MSIKNIRLEVMQFLEKNVTGYMDQYLIPVEQIWQPSDFLPNSEGDNFLEEVKELREISKDLPYDFWVAMVGDMITEEALPTYENWLMEVEGVDNEERNGWSAWVRQWTGEENRHGDLLNKYLYLSGRVNMREIEMTTQHLINDGFDIGTGRDPYKNFVYTSFQELATYVSHNRVSQLAKNYGDKKLSKMCKMIAGDEMRHHHAYSHFVSEIFKVDPSEMMLAFQYMMKAKIVMPAHFLRESGQKISSAFELFSDSAQRIGVYTANDYVEIMQKLIDKWEIDKIAGLTDEAEKARDYLMKLPARMARISERLVIPKESHIFKWVEPARL comes from the coding sequence ATGTCTATAAAAAACATTCGATTAGAAGTTATGCAGTTTTTGGAAAAAAACGTGACTGGCTATATGGATCAGTATTTGATTCCAGTGGAACAAATATGGCAGCCGTCTGATTTTTTACCCAATTCTGAAGGAGATAATTTCTTAGAAGAAGTAAAAGAGTTACGCGAAATATCAAAGGATTTACCTTATGATTTCTGGGTAGCAATGGTGGGTGATATGATTACCGAAGAAGCACTTCCAACTTATGAAAACTGGTTGATGGAAGTGGAAGGAGTAGATAATGAAGAGAGAAATGGTTGGTCTGCCTGGGTTCGTCAATGGACAGGGGAAGAAAACCGTCATGGCGATTTACTAAACAAATACCTGTATTTATCAGGTCGTGTGAACATGCGAGAAATTGAAATGACCACCCAACACCTTATCAATGACGGATTCGACATTGGAACCGGTAGAGATCCTTATAAAAACTTTGTTTACACCAGTTTCCAAGAATTAGCAACCTATGTTTCTCACAATAGAGTTTCGCAATTAGCTAAAAACTATGGTGATAAAAAACTCTCTAAAATGTGTAAGATGATTGCGGGAGACGAAATGCGTCACCACCATGCGTACAGCCATTTTGTGAGTGAAATTTTCAAAGTTGACCCTAGCGAAATGATGCTTGCTTTTCAATACATGATGAAAGCTAAAATTGTAATGCCAGCACATTTCCTGAGAGAATCAGGACAAAAAATCAGCTCTGCATTCGAATTATTTTCTGATTCAGCACAACGTATTGGCGTTTATACAGCCAATGATTATGTTGAAATCATGCAAAAATTAATTGACAAATGGGAAATTGACAAGATTGCAGGTTTAACAGACGAAGCCGAAAAAGCCCGTGATTACCTGATGAAATTACCGGCCAGAATGGCCAGAATTTCGGAAAGATTAGTAATTCCTAAAGAATCCCATATCTTCAAATGGGTAGAACCTGCGAGATTGTAA
- a CDS encoding S41 family peptidase gives MIRLLQKRYLIPVVASAFLYVGVSFKDDFFEIAKQLEIFTTLFKELNTNYVDETNPGELMDAAIKGMLASLDPYTVYFNEQDVLRFKINNTGEYTGIGALITQKSGKLILREVYKNFPADKAGFKVGDEIIQIGDVSLSDFKEDASQLLKGAKNTKIDIKYLRQGKTNTTQITLDEVEIKSVPFFAKIDDKTGYIVLSRFNKKASNETKEALLELKKQGATQIVLDLRNNPGGLLGEAINICNLFVPKNEVIVTTKSINEKHNNTYKTAAEPIDLDIPLVIIVNDKSASASEIVSGALQDLDRAVVIGSRSFGKGLVQKPIDLTYNTQLKVTISRYFTPSGRCIQAMDYAHKENGVAVRTKETNYNSFKTRKGRTVYDGGGILPDVQLEESKTSVIANALLKNDAIFNYATVYYYKNPNLGNQIPNFTTADFQDFKQYLKNQKISFDTETEEALKNTLAIAKKESLDGTIINEYKQLLAVVQKSEADQLDNHQEEIKNLILEEIIKRYQYQEGFYQYYMKTNSEIKKAVTILNDSTTYKNILKI, from the coding sequence ATGATTCGCCTTTTACAGAAAAGATACCTGATTCCCGTAGTTGCTTCCGCATTTTTATATGTTGGGGTGAGTTTTAAAGATGATTTTTTTGAAATAGCCAAGCAATTAGAAATTTTCACCACACTTTTTAAAGAACTGAACACCAATTATGTGGATGAAACTAATCCCGGCGAATTAATGGATGCTGCCATCAAAGGAATGTTGGCTAGTTTAGATCCATATACGGTGTATTTTAATGAGCAGGATGTGCTGCGATTTAAAATTAATAATACGGGAGAATATACCGGAATTGGTGCTTTGATTACCCAAAAATCAGGGAAATTAATTCTTCGCGAAGTCTATAAAAATTTCCCTGCCGACAAAGCGGGTTTTAAAGTCGGTGATGAAATTATTCAGATAGGCGATGTTTCGTTGTCTGATTTTAAAGAGGATGCTTCCCAATTGTTAAAAGGAGCTAAAAACACTAAAATTGACATTAAATATCTGCGCCAGGGAAAAACAAATACGACCCAAATTACTTTGGATGAGGTCGAAATAAAATCGGTTCCTTTTTTTGCTAAAATTGATGACAAAACGGGTTATATTGTGCTGAGTCGTTTTAATAAAAAAGCTTCGAATGAAACTAAAGAAGCTTTATTGGAACTCAAAAAACAAGGAGCTACACAAATAGTTTTAGACTTAAGAAACAATCCCGGGGGACTTTTAGGCGAAGCCATCAATATTTGCAATTTATTTGTTCCAAAAAACGAAGTGATTGTAACCACAAAATCTATCAACGAGAAGCACAATAATACTTATAAAACGGCTGCTGAACCCATAGATTTGGATATTCCGTTGGTGATTATCGTAAATGATAAAAGTGCTTCGGCATCCGAAATTGTATCCGGAGCTTTGCAGGATTTAGATCGTGCGGTAGTTATAGGAAGCAGAAGTTTTGGAAAAGGATTGGTTCAAAAACCAATTGATTTGACTTATAATACCCAATTAAAAGTCACTATTTCCAGGTATTTTACCCCTTCGGGAAGATGTATTCAAGCGATGGATTACGCTCATAAAGAAAATGGAGTTGCAGTTAGAACCAAGGAAACTAATTATAATTCGTTTAAAACCCGAAAAGGCAGAACGGTTTATGATGGAGGAGGGATTTTACCGGATGTACAGTTAGAAGAATCAAAAACAAGTGTTATTGCCAATGCTTTGCTTAAAAACGACGCGATTTTTAATTACGCAACTGTCTATTATTATAAAAATCCAAACTTAGGTAATCAAATTCCAAATTTCACTACTGCTGATTTTCAGGATTTCAAGCAGTATTTAAAAAATCAGAAAATTTCTTTTGATACCGAAACCGAAGAGGCATTGAAAAACACTTTGGCTATAGCCAAAAAAGAGTCTCTTGATGGCACTATCATTAATGAATACAAGCAACTTTTAGCCGTAGTTCAAAAAAGTGAAGCCGATCAGTTAGACAATCATCAGGAAGAAATTAAGAATTTGATTTTAGAAGAAATTATAAAACGATACCAATATCAGGAGGGTTTTTATCAATATTATATGAAAACCAATTCGGAGATCAAAAAAGCAGTTACTATATTAAATGACAGCACAACGTATAAGAATATTTTAAAAATCTAA
- a CDS encoding HD domain-containing protein, with amino-acid sequence MNNSDIISKTITFVKEQLNNAEGGHDWFHIERVYKNALLIAKEEVCNLQIVQLSALLHDIADSKFHDGDESVGPKVARRFLESQNVAGEIIDAVINIIENISFKGGNFEKKFSSIELDIVQDADRLDAIGAIGIARAFNYGGFKNRVLYDPKIAPNTNMSIDEYKKSQAPTINHFYEKLLLLKDKMNTETGKKIAQERHQFMEKFLSQFYAEWEGVK; translated from the coding sequence ATGAACAACAGCGACATTATCAGTAAAACAATCACTTTTGTAAAAGAACAACTCAATAATGCCGAAGGCGGTCACGACTGGTTTCATATTGAAAGGGTGTATAAAAATGCCTTATTGATTGCTAAAGAGGAAGTTTGCAATCTACAAATAGTCCAACTCAGCGCTTTACTTCATGATATTGCTGATAGTAAATTTCACGATGGTGATGAATCAGTGGGACCAAAAGTAGCCAGAAGATTTCTGGAATCTCAAAATGTAGCCGGAGAAATTATCGATGCAGTTATCAATATCATCGAAAACATCTCTTTTAAAGGAGGTAATTTCGAAAAAAAATTCAGCTCGATAGAATTAGATATAGTTCAGGATGCGGATCGTTTAGACGCCATTGGAGCCATTGGGATTGCCAGGGCATTCAATTATGGCGGATTTAAAAACAGAGTACTCTATGATCCTAAAATTGCGCCAAACACTAACATGAGTATCGACGAATACAAAAAAAGTCAGGCGCCAACGATTAATCATTTTTACGAAAAATTATTGTTGCTTAAAGACAAAATGAATACCGAAACAGGAAAAAAAATAGCACAGGAAAGACATCAATTCATGGAAAAATTCCTGTCGCAATTTTATGCCGAATGGGAAGGTGTTAAGTAA
- a CDS encoding OmpA family protein yields MFKSALIIVFFSFGLLNAQERKIGTVYFEFDKSNIDAVQEQMLVDFVSKIDTTLVESIQIYGYCDDRGNNDYNLKLSEKRVNSVKHILTTNGFNKNKIVIVEGKGRVLLDEHSGGSLEDIRSKNRRVDLLIVKKNSFGKGIYTSFQDKHEVGDRIYLENIFFELGSSKLTPASQKELDRIAEILQNNKKIEFEIRGHVCCTPDYYIDAIDRATKERKLSLNRAKSVFRYLISKNVSSLRMIYKGLGNQFPLGRGDEFDRRVEFLITKI; encoded by the coding sequence ATGTTTAAATCTGCTCTTATTATTGTATTTTTTTCTTTTGGGCTATTGAATGCTCAGGAAAGAAAGATTGGTACTGTTTATTTTGAATTTGACAAATCCAATATTGATGCTGTTCAGGAACAAATGTTGGTTGATTTTGTTAGTAAAATAGACACAACTTTGGTCGAGTCCATTCAGATTTACGGTTATTGTGATGATCGGGGAAATAATGATTATAATTTAAAATTATCAGAGAAAAGAGTTAATTCGGTTAAGCATATTTTGACTACCAACGGATTTAATAAAAACAAAATTGTAATTGTTGAAGGCAAAGGCAGGGTACTCTTAGACGAACATTCAGGAGGTAGTTTAGAGGATATTCGTTCTAAAAACCGACGTGTTGATTTATTGATTGTAAAGAAAAATAGTTTTGGAAAAGGAATTTATACTTCTTTTCAGGACAAGCATGAAGTAGGTGATCGTATTTATTTGGAGAATATTTTTTTTGAATTAGGAAGCAGTAAACTCACACCGGCTTCTCAAAAGGAATTGGACAGAATTGCTGAAATTCTTCAAAACAACAAAAAAATTGAATTTGAAATCCGGGGTCATGTGTGTTGTACTCCTGATTATTACATAGATGCAATCGACCGGGCTACTAAGGAAAGAAAACTATCTTTAAACCGAGCCAAAAGTGTTTTCAGGTATTTGATTTCTAAAAATGTGAGCAGTTTAAGAATGATTTATAAAGGTTTGGGGAATCAGTTTCCTCTGGGCAGGGGTGATGAATTTGATCGTAGGGTTGAATTTCTGATTACTAAGATTTAG
- a CDS encoding DUF4837 family protein has product MNKIHFILLFVSIFFISCQQQNTTPKKTNGKINNISVIIDDLLWNGEIGDSIRNKFASPVIGLPQEEPLFTINQYPVKLMEGFMTDNRNIIVIKKDTKEDFKIEKNKIAIPQNVFYISGKAADDILCLIQTHAAEIIKIMHQTEIEECQRINRKSLLSTKFFKDSFNIKIEMPSNYELMLQKEDFVWFKKEIISGNNSILIYQIPMNRLETKRDKVSGIIQMRDSIGKLYIHGKELNTDMITEEAYAPYFSNIVLDHKKAYETKGTWELKNDFMSGPFINYAIVDKDNDRIIVLEGFCYSPSKEKRDLMLELEAIIKSVKIDKKTSSKETSKIMAMFTR; this is encoded by the coding sequence ATGAATAAAATCCATTTTATATTACTTTTCGTTTCCATCTTTTTTATTTCTTGCCAACAGCAAAACACGACTCCTAAAAAGACAAATGGAAAAATCAATAACATTTCGGTGATTATAGATGATTTATTATGGAATGGCGAAATTGGTGACAGCATCCGAAATAAATTTGCTTCACCGGTAATTGGGTTACCACAGGAAGAACCGCTATTCACCATCAATCAGTATCCGGTGAAATTAATGGAAGGTTTTATGACCGATAACCGAAACATCATTGTTATCAAAAAAGATACAAAAGAAGATTTTAAAATCGAAAAAAACAAAATTGCCATACCGCAAAATGTGTTCTACATTTCCGGAAAAGCAGCTGATGATATCTTGTGTTTAATTCAAACACATGCCGCTGAAATTATCAAAATCATGCACCAAACCGAGATTGAAGAATGCCAACGCATCAACAGAAAATCACTTTTAAGCACTAAATTTTTCAAAGACAGTTTCAATATCAAAATCGAAATGCCTTCTAATTATGAATTAATGCTGCAAAAAGAAGATTTTGTATGGTTTAAAAAAGAAATCATCAGCGGAAATAACAGCATTTTAATTTATCAAATCCCTATGAACCGTCTTGAAACCAAAAGAGACAAAGTTTCAGGGATTATCCAAATGCGGGATTCCATTGGAAAACTATACATTCACGGCAAGGAATTAAACACCGATATGATTACCGAAGAAGCTTATGCTCCTTATTTTTCAAATATAGTTCTGGATCACAAAAAAGCTTATGAAACTAAAGGTACCTGGGAATTAAAAAACGATTTCATGTCTGGTCCTTTTATCAATTACGCCATTGTTGACAAGGATAACGACCGTATAATCGTTTTAGAGGGTTTTTGCTACTCTCCTTCAAAAGAAAAGAGAGATTTAATGCTGGAACTGGAAGCCATCATAAAATCGGTAAAAATCGATAAAAAAACAAGTTCTAAGGAAACTTCAAAAATTATGGCAATGTTTACAAGATAA
- a CDS encoding lysophospholipid acyltransferase family protein, producing the protein MQKLISYPISIIYYLCFGLTLVIFHPIQWICLNLFGYQAHKKSVDYLNFFLLKCTNLVGTTYKFENRDSIPQGVPLIFVANHQSMYDIVAMIWYLRRFHCKFVSKKELGKGIPSVSYNLRHGGGALIDRKDPKQAIPEIKKLSEYIENNKRSAVIFPEGTRSKTGKPKEFAQTGLKILCKNAPSAYIVPISINNSWKMVKFGFFPVGLGNHLTFVVHKPLKVSEFSFPELMEKTESAVVKGIQF; encoded by the coding sequence ATGCAAAAACTTATTTCGTATCCAATATCCATAATTTATTATTTATGTTTTGGACTTACGTTAGTAATTTTCCATCCTATTCAATGGATTTGCCTGAATCTTTTTGGTTATCAGGCACACAAAAAAAGTGTCGATTATCTGAACTTTTTTTTATTAAAATGCACTAACTTAGTAGGTACCACTTATAAATTTGAAAACAGGGACAGCATACCTCAAGGAGTTCCGTTAATTTTTGTGGCTAATCATCAAAGTATGTACGATATTGTGGCTATGATTTGGTATTTGCGACGATTTCATTGTAAATTTGTAAGTAAGAAAGAGTTAGGCAAGGGAATTCCGAGTGTTTCTTATAATTTAAGACATGGTGGCGGAGCCTTAATTGATAGAAAAGACCCTAAACAGGCCATTCCTGAAATTAAAAAATTATCCGAATACATTGAAAACAACAAACGTTCGGCAGTAATTTTCCCTGAAGGAACAAGAAGCAAAACGGGTAAACCAAAAGAATTTGCCCAAACCGGATTAAAAATATTGTGCAAAAATGCGCCCTCAGCCTATATTGTTCCAATAAGCATTAACAATTCATGGAAAATGGTAAAATTTGGTTTTTTTCCGGTAGGTCTGGGAAATCATCTTACCTTTGTGGTTCATAAACCTTTAAAGGTGAGTGAATTTAGCTTTCCTGAATTAATGGAGAAAACGGAAAGTGCGGTAGTAAAAGGAATACAATTTTAA
- the rnpA gene encoding ribonuclease P protein component, whose protein sequence is MSFNYPKNEKLKSKITIGLLFSEGKSVSKYPLRLVYHSGSLNENERIKMGVSVSKKYFKKAVDRNRFKRILRETYRLNKHILLDNLDKPYAFMFFYQTKERLTYEEINTKTIQLFEKFVAQNVKKESSEKDDEPAK, encoded by the coding sequence ATGAGCTTCAATTATCCAAAAAACGAGAAACTAAAAAGTAAAATCACCATTGGATTGTTGTTCTCTGAAGGTAAATCGGTTTCAAAATATCCGTTGCGATTGGTTTATCATTCGGGTTCTTTAAACGAGAACGAAAGAATTAAAATGGGAGTTTCAGTTTCTAAAAAATACTTCAAGAAAGCCGTTGACAGAAATCGTTTCAAACGCATCCTTCGCGAAACCTACCGACTTAACAAACACATTCTTTTAGATAATTTAGACAAACCGTATGCTTTTATGTTTTTTTACCAAACTAAAGAGCGTTTGACTTATGAAGAAATCAATACTAAAACCATTCAGTTATTTGAAAAGTTTGTAGCTCAAAATGTGAAAAAAGAATCTTCTGAAAAGGATGATGAGCCCGCTAAATAA
- a CDS encoding efflux RND transporter periplasmic adaptor subunit produces the protein MKKNAIFIGLMAALCTIGCNSHKEEKKEETTFNVTNPVAMDTSIVKEYVCQIHSIQHIEVRALEKGYLQKIYVDEGQKVKKGQALFGIMPNVYQAELQRAKAEGNAASIEYKNTKLLADNKVVSANELALSKAKLDKANAEINLAATHLGFTNIKASFDGIVDHLVSREGSMLEEGELLTSLSNNSKMWVYFNVPEAEYLNYIMSPDKNKKQKVNLKMANEMVFNQSGVVETIEGEFNNETGNIAFRATFPNPQGILRHGETGTILMTVPLKNVLIIPQKTTFEVLDKRYVFVIDKNGVVRQREITIGATLENLFVVKKGLDANDHILLDGLRLVKNNEKIKFNVENPKKVLSTLDVYAE, from the coding sequence ATGAAAAAAAACGCAATTTTCATTGGTCTTATGGCCGCGTTATGCACTATTGGCTGCAACTCACATAAAGAGGAAAAGAAAGAAGAAACCACATTTAATGTTACTAATCCTGTGGCAATGGACACTTCAATTGTTAAAGAATATGTGTGCCAAATCCACTCTATTCAGCATATTGAAGTAAGAGCACTGGAAAAAGGATACCTTCAGAAAATTTATGTAGACGAAGGACAAAAAGTAAAAAAAGGACAAGCCTTGTTCGGTATTATGCCAAATGTGTATCAGGCGGAATTACAAAGAGCGAAAGCAGAAGGAAATGCTGCTTCGATAGAATATAAAAACACTAAACTTCTGGCGGATAACAAAGTAGTTTCGGCAAACGAATTGGCGCTTTCGAAAGCCAAATTAGACAAAGCCAATGCCGAAATAAATCTGGCAGCAACGCATCTTGGTTTTACCAATATCAAAGCTTCTTTTGACGGTATTGTCGATCATTTGGTATCAAGAGAAGGCAGTATGCTCGAAGAAGGCGAATTGCTAACCTCACTGTCTAATAACAGCAAAATGTGGGTTTATTTTAATGTTCCTGAAGCCGAATATTTGAACTATATCATGAGTCCCGATAAGAACAAAAAACAAAAAGTAAACCTAAAAATGGCTAATGAAATGGTTTTTAATCAATCCGGTGTTGTAGAAACGATTGAAGGAGAATTCAATAACGAAACGGGTAATATTGCCTTTAGAGCCACATTCCCTAATCCGCAGGGTATTTTAAGACATGGGGAAACAGGAACTATCCTGATGACGGTTCCGTTGAAAAACGTACTTATCATTCCGCAAAAAACAACTTTTGAAGTTTTAGACAAACGCTATGTTTTTGTAATTGACAAAAATGGCGTAGTGAGACAAAGAGAAATTACCATTGGAGCTACTTTAGAAAATCTTTTTGTTGTGAAAAAAGGTTTGGATGCTAATGATCATATCCTGTTAGACGGATTACGATTGGTTAAAAACAACGAGAAAATCAAGTTTAATGTTGAGAATCCTAAAAAAGTATTGTCAACTCTTGATGTTTACGCAGAGTAA